A region from the Ammospiza caudacuta isolate bAmmCau1 chromosome 4, bAmmCau1.pri, whole genome shotgun sequence genome encodes:
- the MTTP gene encoding microsomal triglyceride transfer protein large subunit — protein sequence MILLTVLFLCIISTYSASVKGHTTGPSLNNDKLYKFAYSAEVYVDQVKASLQKSAGYRISSGVDVNLLWRNPDNDDDQLVKITMKDVQVENVNERPADKNIFKGKSTEKIIGKEYLEALQRPIMVELVRGKIKTFYSYQNEPGFTQNIKRGLASLFQLQLHSGSSREVDISGKCDTTYNVRQDQVTKIKDLDSCEIEKKGFTSHNKILDISTKATSATVYVLEDSFIKSIKAEENFVFALNYRRKTGAKIVSKQRLELKSVQAGTGLIAAKQVAGVIKTLDPNYVAIALEAEPVKSECKKCPSLSEHWKNIREQMHPDKLSKPDAAKSFLSFIQNIRKATKEEILKIIKSENKELLPQVVDAVTSAQTPESLEAMLEFLDFKDASTFILQERFLYACGFASHPSETLLKSLTEKFKGDVASQEIRETLVIVMGALIRKLCDRDGCKLPAVVEAKRLILNRLEKASKDDNVQMYLLALKNALLPEAIPVLLKYAESGEGPISSLAATALQRYDPSFLTKEVKETMNRIYHQTRKIHEKTVRTTAAAILLNSNPSYMEVKNILLSIGELPMEMNKYMLSMIQDILRFEMPSSKTVRQVLKDMRAHNYDRFSKMGSSSAYTGYITRGPDVSSTYSLDILYSGSGILRRSNMNIRVFDRSTDLHAIQVVLEAQGLESIIAATPDEGEENLDSFAGMSAILFGFQLRPVTFFQGYGDLMSKMLSATGDPMNVVKGLVLLTDFLQEIQLQSGPTASAEFMGGLAIDISGGMEFSLWYRESKTNVKNRVAMFVAGNTEVDSFFVKTGMETTLETETALDFISTVQFSQYPFLVCMQMDRVDSPFRTHMTKYESLPSGRRYTARRGKAATLAGNEYPLHQENSNMCKKVFGTKSDSAGGWF from the exons ATGATTCTTCTTACCGTGCTGTTCCTTTGCATCATTTCCACCTACTCAGCCTCTGTGAAAG GGCACACTACAGGGCCCAGCCTAAATAATGACAAGCTATATAAGTTTGCTTACTCAGCTGAAGTCTATGTTGATCAAGTGAAAGCATCCCTGCAGAAAAGTGCAGGATATCGGATTTCTTCTGGTGTGGATGTCAACCTCTTATGGAGAAATCCTGACAATGATGATGACCAGCTGGTCAAAATTACG ATGAAAGATGTTCAGGTTGAAAATGTGAATGAGCGTCCAGCTGATAAAAACATCTTCAAAGGAAAAAGCACAGAGAAGATCATCGGGAAGGAGTATCTGGAGGCTTTGCAGAGGCCCATAATGGTTGAGCTAGTCCGTGGAAAG ATCAAAACCTTCTACTCATATCAAAATGAACCTGGTTTTACTCAGAACATTAAGAGAGGTCTGgccagccttttccagctgcagctgcactctGGCTCTTCCCGTGAG GTGGACATTTCTGGGAAATGTGATACTACTTACAATGTGCGGCAAGATCAAGTGACTAAAATAAAAGACCTGGACTCCTgtgaaatagaaaagaaaggatttaCCAGCCACAACAAG atCTTGGATATCAGTACAAAAGCCACATCTGCTACAGTTTATGTGCTGGAAGACAGTTTCATTAAATCCATTAAGgcagaagaaaattttgtttttgCTCTGAATTACCGACGAAAAACAGGTGCCAAAATAGTTTCAAA gcagaggctggagctgaAGTCAGTCCAAGCTGGGACGGGACTGATCGCTGCAAAGCAAGTCGCTGGTGTGATCAAGACCTTGGACCCCAATTATGTTGCCATTGCCCTGGAAGCAGAGCCAGTGAAATCTGAATGCAAAAAGTGCCCTTCA CTTTCTGAGCACTGGAAGAACATCAGAGAACAAATGCATCCTGACAAACTTTCCAAGCCTGATGCAGCAAAAAGCTTTTTGTCCTTCATTCAGAACATCAGGAAAGCTACGAAGGAGGAGAtactgaaaattattaaaagtgaaaataaagagCTTCT TCCACAGGTAGTGGATGCTGTAACCTCGGCTCAGACCCCAGAATCACTGGAGGCCATGCTGGAGTTTCTTGACTTTAAGGATGCAAGCACTTTTATCCTGCAGGAGCGGTTCCTGTATGCCTGTGGATTTGCTTCTCATCCCAGTGAAACTCTCCTGAAATCATTAACT GAGAAGTTCAAGGGAGATGTCGCCAGTCAAGAAATCAGAGAAACTCTTGTCATTGTCATGGGAGCACTCATTAGAAAGCTGTGTGACAGGGATGGCTGCAAGCTGCCA GCTGTTGTGGAAGCGAAAAGGTTGATTCTGAATAGGCTGGAGAAGGCCAGCAAAGACGACAACGTGCAGATGTACCTGCTGGCACTGAAGAATGCACTCCTTCCCGAAGCAATTCCAGTGCTCCTGAAGTATGCTGAGTCAGGAGAAGGGCCCATCAGCAGCCTTGCTGCCACTGCCTTGCAGAGATATGATCCTTCTTTTCTCACCAAAGAG GTGAAGGAAACAATGAACAGGATATACCACCAGACTCGCAAAATCCACGAAAAGACAGTGAGAACCACAGCAGCTGCCATCCTCTTAAACAGTAACCCATCCTACATGGAAGTGAAAAACATCCTGCTCTCCATTGGGGAACTGCCTATGGAGATGAACAAGTACATGCTGTCCATGATCCAAGATATACTGCGCTTTGAAATGCCTTCCAG CAAAACAGTTCGGCAAGTTCTGAAGGACATGCGTGCCCATAACTACGATCGCTTCTCCAAGATGGGCTCTTCCTCTGCCTACACTGGATACATAACAC GTGGTCCTGATGTGTCATCCACATACAGCCTCGACATTCTCTACTCTGGTTCTGGCATTTTACGGAGAAGTAACATGAACATCCGTGTTTTTGACAGAAGCACTGACCTTCATGCCATCCAG GTGGTTCTCGAAGCTCAGGGTCTGGAGTCCATAATAGCTGCAACTCCTGATGAAGGCGAGGAAAACCTGGACTCCTTTGCTGGCATGTCAGCCATTCTGTTTGGTTTCCAGCTGAGGCCAGTGACATTTTTCCAAGGGTATGGTGATTTAATGTCTAAAATGCTCTCGGCAACTGGAGATCCCATGAATGTGGTGAAAGGACTTGTCCTCCTCACAGATTTCTTACAG GAAATCCAGCTGCAGTCTGGGCCCACAGCCAGTGCAGAGTTCATGGGTGGGCTGGCCATCGACATCTCCGGAGGGATGGAGTTCAGCCTGTGGTACCGGGAATCCAAAACCAACGTCAAGAACCG GGTAGCCATGTTTGTAGCTGGTAACACCGAGGTGGATTCCTTCTTTGTAAAAACTGGTATGGAAACCACTTTggaaacagaaacagctttAGACTTCATCTCCACAGTGCAGTTTTCACAGTACCCATTTTTGGTCTGTATGCAGATGGATAGAGTGGACTCTCCATTCAG GACGCACATGACCAAGTACGAGAGCCTGCCCTCCGGCAGGCGCTACACGGCCCGGAGGGGCAAGGCAGCCACGCTGGCCGGGAACGAATACCCCCTGCACCAGGAAAACTCCAACATGTGCAAGAAGGTGTTCGGCACCAAGTCGGACTCTGCTGGCGGCTGGTTTTGA